The following are encoded together in the Lathyrus oleraceus cultivar Zhongwan6 chromosome 3, CAAS_Psat_ZW6_1.0, whole genome shotgun sequence genome:
- the LOC127129697 gene encoding short-chain dehydrogenase reductase 3b, which produces LKSKVAHRIINVKTKAWLEGKVAIVTGGASGIGEDAVKTFVENGAFVVIADINDELGHHLATSIGLDKVSYHHCDVRDEKQVEQTVSFTLEKYGTLDIVFSNAGIAGPLSSILEFDLNEFDNTIAVNIRGAAATIKHAARVMVDRKIRGSIICTASVAGSVAGSAGHDYVTSKHGLVGLVRSTCGELGAYGIRVNSVSPYLVATPLVCRALKMEVSEVEANANDCGNLKGVTLKAKHIAEAALFLASDESAYISGHNLVVDGGFSVIDTSFPSIIKN; this is translated from the exons CTCAAAAGCAAGGTAGCTCATCGAATCATCAATGTCAAAACAAAGGCATG GTTGGAGGGTAAGGTTGCTATAGTGACAGGAGGAGCAAGCGGAATAGGAGAAGATGCAGTGAAGACATTTGTCGAAAACGGAGCATTCGTAGTTATAGCGGACATCAACGACGAATTAGGTCACCACCTCGCAACTTCGATCGGCTTAGACAAAGTGAGTTACCACCACTGTGACGTGAGAGATGAAAAACAAGTTGAACAAActgtatctttcactttggagAAATATGGCACCTTAGACATCGTGTTCAGCAATGCTGGGATTGCAGGTCCTTTGTCTAGCATACTAGAATTCGATTTGAATGAATTTGACAACACCATTGCTGTGAATATCCGAGGCGCGGCTGCAACTATCAAGCATGCTGCTCGTGTCATGGTGGATCGAAAAATCCGAGGATCGATTATCTGTACTGCTAGTGTGGCTGGATCTGTTGCTGGAAGTGCTGGCCATGATTATGTCACATCCAAACATGGTCTTGTGGGACTTGTTCGTTCAACATGCGGTGAACTTGGAGCTTATGGGATAAGAGTGAACTCTGTTTCACCGTATTTAGTTGCCACACCTCTTGTATGTAGAGCACTGAAGATGGAGGTGAGTGAAGTTGAAGCTAATGCAAATGATTGTGGTAATTTGAAAGGAGTTACGTTGAAGGCTAAACATATTGCAGAAGCTGCTTTGTTTCTTGCTTCGGATGAATCTGCTTATATTAGTGGACACAACTTGGTGGTTGATGGTGGCTTCTCTGTCATTGATACATCTTTTCCTAGTATTATCAAAAACTAG